A window of the Vibrio ostreae genome harbors these coding sequences:
- the rpsT gene encoding 30S ribosomal protein S20 codes for MANCKSAKKRAIQSEKRRQHNASRRSMMRTYMKKTVAAIAAGDKEGATAAFAAVTPILDRMATKGLIHKNKAARHKSRFAAAIKAL; via the coding sequence TTGGCAAACTGTAAATCTGCTAAGAAGCGCGCTATCCAATCTGAAAAACGTCGCCAGCACAACGCTAGCCGTCGTTCAATGATGCGCACTTACATGAAGAAAACTGTTGCTGCAATCGCTGCAGGCGACAAAGAAGGCGCAACTGCTGCATTCGCAGCTGTTACACCAATCCTGGACCGTATGGCAACTAAAGGCCTTATTCACAAGAATAAAGCAGCTCGTCATAAGTCTCGTTTCGCTGCTGCTATCAAAGCTCTGTAA
- the ispH gene encoding 4-hydroxy-3-methylbut-2-enyl diphosphate reductase encodes MSNPMKILLANPRGFCAGVDRAISIVERALEMYQPPIYVRHEVVHNRFVVEGLKQRGAIFVEELSEVPDDNIVIFSAHGVSQAVRLEAKERDLTVFDATCPLVTKVHMEVARASRRNMEVVLIGHAGHPEVEGTMGQYASVTGGMYLVEKPDDVVALQAKVKDPSHLHYVSQTTLSVDETADVIDKLREVFPQIQGPRKDDICYATQNRQDAVRILAEQVDVMIVVGSKNSSNSTRLKELAEKLGTPGYLTDCPEDIDAAWLQGVSLIGVTAGASAPEELVNQILDRIQELGATAVEEVLGREENMFFEVPKELQIKQVD; translated from the coding sequence ATGAGCAATCCCATGAAAATACTGTTAGCGAACCCGCGCGGCTTTTGTGCCGGCGTTGACCGTGCCATCAGCATTGTTGAGCGTGCACTAGAAATGTATCAGCCACCGATTTATGTCCGTCACGAAGTGGTGCATAACCGTTTTGTGGTCGAGGGGCTGAAGCAGCGCGGTGCCATCTTTGTTGAAGAGCTGAGTGAAGTACCGGATGACAATATCGTCATTTTCTCTGCTCATGGGGTATCGCAGGCGGTGCGTCTGGAAGCCAAAGAGCGTGATCTGACTGTATTTGACGCGACCTGTCCGTTGGTGACTAAAGTGCATATGGAAGTGGCACGCGCCAGCCGCCGTAATATGGAAGTGGTACTGATTGGTCATGCCGGTCACCCGGAAGTGGAAGGGACCATGGGGCAGTATGCCAGCGTGACCGGAGGCATGTATCTGGTGGAAAAACCAGACGATGTGGTGGCTCTGCAGGCCAAGGTCAAAGACCCGTCTCATCTGCACTATGTCAGCCAGACTACATTGTCAGTCGATGAAACCGCTGATGTGATCGACAAGCTGCGTGAAGTGTTCCCGCAGATTCAGGGCCCGCGTAAAGACGATATCTGTTATGCAACCCAGAACCGTCAGGACGCCGTACGAATTCTGGCAGAGCAGGTGGATGTGATGATTGTGGTCGGCTCAAAAAATTCCTCCAACTCAACCCGTCTCAAAGAGCTGGCGGAAAAACTGGGTACGCCGGGCTATCTGACTGATTGTCCGGAGGATATTGATGCAGCCTGGTTACAGGGGGTAAGCCTGATTGGTGTCACCGCAGGGGCTTCTGCACCGGAAGAGCTGGTTAACCAGATCTTAGATCGGATTCAGGAACTCGGTGCGACTGCCGTGGAAGAAGTGCTGGGCCGCGAAGAAAATATGTTCTTTGAAGTGCCGAAAGAGCTGCAGATTAAACAGGTTGATTAA
- the murQ gene encoding N-acetylmuramic acid 6-phosphate etherase, translating to MTNDALLAALSHLVSEGRNPDTMDIDLLSSLEIVERINQQDKLVPLAVEKELPNIAAAVDKITAAFKQGGRLIYLGAGTSGRLGVLDASECPPTFGVSDQMVIGLIAGGRDAMFTAREGAEDSATLGVDDLKAIGFNQQDVVVGIAASGRTPYVIGALDYANDLGAVTVALSCNPDSPIADLAQIAISPVVGPEALTGSTRLKSGTAQKLVLNMLTTASMIRLGKSYQNLMVDVKATNKKLVARAVRIVMQATDCERDVAEALLAKSGNNAKVAILMHLTGVTAEQALARLSDSDGFLRRAMDDEADAQSPNA from the coding sequence ATGACAAATGATGCTCTGCTGGCTGCCCTTTCCCACCTGGTTTCTGAAGGGCGCAACCCGGATACCATGGATATTGACTTGCTCTCTTCACTGGAAATCGTCGAGCGCATCAACCAGCAGGACAAACTGGTCCCGCTGGCGGTCGAAAAAGAGCTGCCCAATATTGCCGCCGCCGTGGATAAAATCACCGCCGCATTCAAGCAAGGTGGTCGCCTGATTTATCTGGGCGCTGGCACCAGTGGCCGGCTTGGTGTTCTCGATGCCTCGGAATGCCCACCAACGTTTGGGGTCTCTGACCAGATGGTGATCGGCCTGATCGCCGGGGGCCGGGATGCGATGTTTACAGCGCGTGAGGGCGCGGAAGACTCAGCGACGCTTGGCGTGGATGACCTTAAGGCTATCGGTTTTAACCAACAGGATGTCGTGGTCGGAATCGCCGCCAGCGGCCGCACGCCCTACGTGATTGGTGCGCTGGACTACGCCAATGATCTCGGCGCGGTAACGGTGGCTTTGTCATGCAACCCCGATTCACCGATTGCCGATCTGGCCCAGATCGCCATCAGCCCGGTCGTCGGTCCGGAAGCCCTGACCGGCTCCACCCGCCTCAAATCAGGGACGGCGCAGAAGCTGGTACTGAATATGCTGACCACCGCCAGCATGATCCGCTTAGGTAAGAGCTATCAGAATCTGATGGTGGATGTCAAAGCCACCAACAAAAAACTGGTGGCCCGTGCAGTACGGATCGTGATGCAGGCCACCGACTGCGAACGCGACGTCGCCGAAGCGCTACTGGCCAAAAGCGGCAACAACGCCAAAGTGGCCATTCTGATGCATCTGACCGGCGTGACTGCCGAGCAGGCCCTGGCGCGCTTGTCTGACTCCGATGGTTTCCTGCGCCGGGCAATGGACGACGAAGCCGACGCCCAGAGCCCGAACGCTTAG
- a CDS encoding anhydro-N-acetylmuramic acid kinase, with translation MDQRELYIGIMSGTSLDGVDTALVALSGDHIELMAHGFLPMPEQLKQRLLAVCLGQPTNLAEIGTLDHLLGHLYADAVEQLLTTSGTKPEQIRAIGNHGQTVFHQPTGATPFTIQLGDANVIAARTGITTVADFRRKDMALGGQGAPLVPAFHRTVFAVTDSSVVVLNIGGIANISVLSPDASVIGYDSGPGNVLMDGWCQRHTGQSYDMNGDWARRGKVITSLLLQLKQASYFSQPAPKSTGRELFNLDWLDQQLAGHHPAPADVQRTLCELSAETIADQVRQYAQGPAPELLVCGGGAQNGLLMERLQILLPGWQVAPTTRKGVNGDYMEAMAFAWLAQRRIHGLASNLPSVTGARQLASLGVIYPPN, from the coding sequence ATGGATCAACGTGAGCTGTACATCGGCATTATGTCCGGCACCAGCCTGGACGGCGTCGATACTGCGCTGGTTGCCCTGAGTGGCGATCATATTGAATTAATGGCGCATGGCTTTCTGCCCATGCCTGAACAACTCAAACAGCGCTTGCTGGCCGTCTGCCTTGGTCAGCCAACCAACCTGGCTGAAATCGGCACACTGGATCATCTGCTTGGCCACCTGTATGCCGATGCCGTCGAACAATTGCTGACCACCAGCGGCACCAAACCAGAGCAGATCCGCGCGATCGGTAATCACGGCCAGACCGTGTTTCACCAGCCCACCGGAGCGACACCGTTTACCATCCAGCTCGGCGATGCCAACGTCATTGCCGCGCGCACCGGCATCACTACCGTGGCCGACTTTCGCCGTAAAGACATGGCACTCGGCGGTCAGGGAGCGCCGTTAGTACCGGCATTCCACCGCACCGTATTTGCCGTCACCGACTCCAGTGTTGTGGTGCTGAATATCGGCGGGATCGCCAATATTTCAGTGCTCAGTCCGGACGCCAGCGTGATTGGTTATGATTCGGGACCGGGTAATGTACTGATGGATGGCTGGTGTCAGCGCCACACAGGCCAGAGCTACGACATGAATGGAGACTGGGCGCGCCGGGGCAAAGTGATCACCTCTCTGCTGCTGCAGCTTAAGCAAGCGAGCTATTTCAGCCAACCGGCGCCGAAAAGCACCGGCCGCGAGCTGTTCAATCTCGACTGGCTCGATCAGCAACTGGCCGGGCATCATCCTGCGCCTGCCGACGTGCAGCGCACTTTATGCGAACTGAGTGCTGAAACTATCGCAGACCAGGTACGCCAGTATGCACAAGGTCCGGCCCCCGAATTACTGGTATGCGGCGGCGGCGCGCAGAATGGCCTGCTGATGGAACGGTTACAGATTCTGCTGCCCGGCTGGCAGGTTGCCCCGACCACCCGCAAAGGGGTCAATGGCGATTACATGGAAGCGATGGCGTTTGCCTGGCTGGCGCAGCGACGCATACACGGTTTGGCGAGTAATCTGCCCAGCGTCACCGGTGCGCGCCAACTGGCGTCACTCGGAGTGATTTATCCGCCTAATTAG
- the lspA gene encoding signal peptidase II gives MTQVLTLKQSGVRWLWLALLVFVADIGIKLVVMNSMGFGWENRIEVLPFFNLLYVHNYGAAFSFLSDQAGWQRWLFTAIAFVVVGMLAFWMRRLPASDKWNNVAYALIIGGAVGNVFDRVVHGFVVDYLDFFWGTYHWPAFNLADSAICIGAVMIIADGFRPKKQTA, from the coding sequence ATGACGCAAGTACTTACACTTAAACAATCGGGAGTCCGCTGGCTGTGGCTGGCGCTCCTTGTCTTCGTTGCGGATATCGGCATTAAGCTGGTAGTCATGAACAGTATGGGGTTTGGCTGGGAGAACCGAATTGAAGTTCTGCCATTCTTTAACCTGCTGTACGTCCACAACTACGGTGCGGCATTCAGTTTTCTGAGTGACCAGGCCGGTTGGCAGCGCTGGTTATTTACCGCTATCGCCTTTGTGGTGGTGGGTATGCTGGCGTTCTGGATGCGACGCCTGCCAGCCAGCGACAAGTGGAACAACGTTGCTTACGCGCTGATTATTGGTGGTGCGGTCGGCAACGTGTTCGACCGGGTAGTGCACGGTTTTGTGGTCGATTATCTCGACTTCTTCTGGGGCACCTACCACTGGCCGGCATTCAACCTGGCTGACAGCGCAATCTGTATTGGTGCGGTCATGATCATTGCGGATGGTTTCCGCCCTAAGAAACAGACTGCCTAG
- a CDS encoding DUF2799 domain-containing protein, whose amino-acid sequence MKTILLMLVTIGLWGCAATESELAAQGNWYQIGYNDGIAGHTQRAYKKLAELGSASQSDYHQGYLDGVSEYCNPDFAYQMGVNGQYYEGVCEGTKQAQRFRMEWQRGWNEYNK is encoded by the coding sequence ATGAAAACAATACTATTAATGTTGGTGACAATAGGGCTTTGGGGGTGCGCTGCAACAGAAAGCGAACTGGCAGCACAGGGAAACTGGTATCAGATTGGTTATAACGATGGTATTGCCGGACATACCCAGCGTGCATACAAAAAACTGGCTGAACTCGGCTCTGCCAGTCAGTCCGATTACCATCAGGGCTATCTGGATGGCGTGAGTGAGTATTGTAATCCGGACTTTGCCTATCAAATGGGAGTGAACGGACAATATTACGAAGGTGTGTGTGAAGGTACCAAGCAGGCGCAACGATTCCGTATGGAATGGCAGCGTGGCTGGAACGAATACAACAAATAA
- the fkpB gene encoding FKBP-type peptidyl-prolyl cis-trans isomerase → MTTISQDSAVTLHFTIKLKDGSVADSTHNFGKPAKLVIGDGSLSDNFEQCLLGLQAGDSQSIELAAADAFGAPNPDNIHYMDRSKFVGDAEVEVGTIMAFSGPDGMEIPGIITDIAGDSVTVDFNHPLAGQDVIFDVEILSVE, encoded by the coding sequence GTGACTACGATTAGCCAAGACTCGGCAGTAACTCTGCATTTTACTATCAAACTTAAAGACGGTTCAGTGGCCGACAGCACCCACAATTTTGGCAAACCGGCCAAACTGGTCATCGGTGACGGTAGCCTGAGTGATAACTTTGAACAGTGTCTGCTGGGGCTGCAGGCTGGCGATAGCCAGTCCATTGAACTGGCGGCGGCGGATGCTTTCGGCGCCCCTAATCCGGACAACATTCACTACATGGATCGCAGCAAATTTGTCGGTGACGCGGAAGTGGAAGTTGGCACTATCATGGCCTTCAGCGGCCCCGATGGTATGGAAATTCCGGGTATTATTACCGACATTGCCGGTGATTCGGTCACTGTCGATTTTAACCACCCGCTCGCGGGCCAGGATGTCATTTTTGATGTTGAGATTTTGTCGGTCGAATAA
- the ileS gene encoding isoleucine--tRNA ligase, whose product MSEYKDTLNLPETGFPMRGNLANREPEMLERWYKEDLYGEIRKAKKGKKSFVLHDGPPYANGDIHIGHALNKILKDIIIKSKTLSGFDAPYIPGWDCHGLPIELMVEKKVGKPGQKVTAAEFREKCREYAAGQVEGQKEGFKRLGILGEWDKPYRTMDFATEANIIRALGKIADNGHLLKGFKPVHWCTDCGSALAEAEVEYKDKVSPSIDVRFKAADQAAVLSKFSLSEGHEGQGDISIVIWTTTPWTLPANRAVCLRDDLEYVLIQTEGEQPERIIVASELAKSVMDRAGIEHFHFLGFTKGADLELSQFNHPFYDFTVPAILGDHVTTDSGTGVVHTAPGHGQEDFAVGQHYGLEVANPVGSNGVYLSDTKLFAGHHVFKANDSVIEVLKEHGALLHHHAYEHSYPHCWRHKTPIIFRATPQWFVSMDQAGLREQALSAIKGVKWMPDWGQSRIQGMVEGRPEWCISRQRTWGVPIALFVHKETAELHPNSAALIEQVAQLVEQKGIQAWWDVDSAELLGADADNYEKVLDTLDVWFDSGVTHYAVVDNRPEFNGAEADMYLEGSDQHRGWFQSSLISSVAMKGKAPYKEVLTHGFVVDGQGRKMSKSIGNVVAPKDVTNKLGADILRLWVASTDYTGEVAVSDEILKRSADSYRRIRNTARFFLANLNGFDPATDMVAPQEMVALDRWAVARALAAQQEIVKAYQDYNTHAVVQRLMHFCSIEMGSFYLDVIKDRQYTAKRGSNAQRSCQTALYYIVEALVRWMAPIMSFTADEIWNDMPVNQPNGQARDKFVFVSEWYEGLFGLNDGEELNNEFWTEIQKVRGAVNKLLESARNEKTIGGSLQAEVTLFASDELAAIINKLDDELRFVLLTSQASVKPLAEKSDAAQATDIDGLFVQVSKTEAEKCDRCWHHTPEVGTIKGHETICGRCVSNVEGDGEIRKFA is encoded by the coding sequence ATGAGTGAGTATAAAGATACCCTGAACCTACCTGAAACAGGGTTTCCGATGCGCGGTAATCTGGCCAATCGTGAGCCAGAAATGCTTGAGCGTTGGTACAAAGAAGATCTGTACGGTGAAATCCGTAAAGCTAAAAAAGGCAAAAAATCTTTCGTATTACACGATGGCCCTCCGTACGCCAACGGTGATATTCACATTGGTCACGCACTGAACAAGATTCTTAAAGACATTATTATTAAATCCAAAACACTTTCAGGTTTTGACGCACCTTACATCCCGGGCTGGGACTGCCATGGTCTGCCAATCGAACTGATGGTTGAGAAGAAAGTGGGCAAGCCGGGCCAGAAAGTGACCGCGGCTGAATTCCGTGAAAAATGTCGTGAATACGCAGCCGGTCAGGTTGAAGGCCAGAAAGAGGGCTTCAAGCGTCTGGGTATCCTGGGTGAGTGGGATAAACCATATCGTACGATGGATTTTGCTACCGAAGCGAACATCATCCGCGCGCTGGGCAAGATTGCTGACAACGGCCACCTGCTGAAAGGTTTCAAACCGGTTCACTGGTGTACGGATTGTGGTAGTGCGCTGGCAGAAGCGGAAGTGGAGTACAAAGATAAGGTTTCTCCTTCTATCGATGTGCGCTTCAAAGCTGCGGATCAGGCAGCGGTACTGTCTAAATTCAGCCTGAGCGAAGGCCATGAAGGTCAGGGCGATATCTCAATCGTTATCTGGACCACTACGCCTTGGACACTGCCGGCGAACCGCGCAGTCTGTCTGCGTGATGATCTGGAATACGTTCTGATCCAAACCGAAGGCGAACAGCCTGAGCGTATTATTGTGGCGTCTGAGCTGGCGAAATCTGTGATGGATCGCGCCGGTATCGAGCATTTCCACTTCCTTGGTTTTACTAAAGGTGCGGATCTAGAACTGAGTCAGTTCAACCACCCGTTTTACGATTTCACTGTACCGGCGATTCTGGGCGACCACGTGACGACGGATTCTGGTACTGGTGTGGTTCACACTGCGCCTGGCCACGGTCAGGAAGACTTTGCGGTGGGTCAGCATTACGGTCTGGAAGTCGCCAACCCGGTGGGTTCAAACGGTGTCTATCTGTCCGATACCAAACTGTTCGCCGGTCACCACGTATTTAAAGCCAACGATTCAGTGATTGAAGTACTGAAAGAGCATGGTGCGCTGCTGCATCACCATGCCTACGAGCACAGCTACCCGCACTGCTGGCGCCATAAAACGCCAATCATTTTCCGCGCCACGCCGCAGTGGTTCGTGTCTATGGATCAAGCCGGTCTGCGTGAGCAGGCACTGAGCGCAATCAAAGGCGTTAAATGGATGCCGGACTGGGGTCAAAGCCGTATTCAGGGCATGGTGGAAGGCCGTCCTGAGTGGTGTATCTCTCGTCAGCGCACCTGGGGTGTGCCAATTGCCCTGTTCGTGCATAAAGAGACGGCTGAACTGCATCCAAACAGCGCGGCTCTGATTGAGCAGGTCGCACAACTGGTTGAGCAAAAAGGTATCCAGGCATGGTGGGATGTGGATTCTGCTGAACTGCTGGGCGCTGATGCTGACAACTATGAAAAAGTACTTGATACGCTGGATGTATGGTTTGACTCAGGTGTGACACACTACGCTGTGGTGGATAACCGTCCGGAGTTTAACGGCGCAGAAGCAGACATGTACCTGGAAGGTTCAGACCAACACCGTGGTTGGTTCCAGTCATCACTGATCTCATCAGTGGCGATGAAAGGTAAAGCCCCTTACAAAGAAGTGCTGACCCACGGTTTCGTGGTTGATGGTCAGGGCCGTAAGATGTCGAAATCGATTGGTAACGTGGTTGCTCCAAAAGATGTCACCAATAAACTGGGTGCAGATATTCTGCGTCTGTGGGTGGCTTCAACCGACTATACCGGTGAAGTTGCGGTATCGGATGAGATCCTGAAACGCAGCGCGGACTCTTACCGTCGTATCCGTAACACGGCGCGTTTCTTCCTGGCCAACCTGAATGGTTTTGATCCGGCAACGGACATGGTGGCACCACAAGAGATGGTGGCACTGGATCGCTGGGCCGTTGCTCGCGCTCTGGCGGCGCAACAAGAGATTGTCAAAGCGTACCAGGATTACAACACCCACGCGGTGGTGCAACGTCTGATGCACTTCTGTTCTATCGAAATGGGCTCATTCTACCTGGATGTGATCAAAGACCGTCAGTACACCGCAAAACGGGGCAGTAATGCCCAGCGCAGCTGTCAGACGGCGCTGTACTACATCGTCGAAGCGCTGGTTCGCTGGATGGCACCTATCATGTCGTTTACCGCAGATGAGATCTGGAATGACATGCCGGTTAACCAGCCAAACGGTCAAGCACGCGATAAATTCGTGTTTGTCAGCGAATGGTATGAAGGCCTGTTTGGTCTGAACGATGGTGAAGAGCTGAACAACGAATTCTGGACTGAAATCCAGAAAGTTCGTGGCGCTGTAAACAAGTTGCTGGAAAGCGCGCGTAATGAGAAAACCATCGGTGGCTCTCTGCAGGCGGAAGTGACTCTGTTCGCCAGCGATGAACTGGCGGCGATCATCAACAAACTGGATGACGAACTGCGCTTTGTTCTGCTGACCTCGCAAGCGAGCGTAAAACCGCTGGCTGAGAAGAGCGATGCGGCTCAGGCGACCGACATTGACGGCCTGTTCGTTCAGGTAAGCAAAACTGAAGCTGAGAAGTGTGACCGTTGCTGGCACCACACTCCGGAAGTTGGCACCATCAAAGGTCATGAAACTATTTGTGGTCGTTGCGTGTCCAACGTGGAAGGTGACGGCGAAATCCGTAAATTTGCTTAA